The Actinomycetota bacterium DNA window AAGTGTAAACCTTATGGGAAAGCTTGTCCAGGAAGCCGTTAAAGGAGCAGTGATATCTCTTACGGAAGATAATGCTGAGATTGCGCAAAAAGTCATTGACGGAGATGACAGGATAGATGACCTTGAAATGAAAATTGAGCAGGACTGTCTTTTCATTCATGCAAAATATCAGCCATTTGCAAGAGATTTAAGGCTTATAAATTCCATGAATATTATTGCCATATCTCTCGAAAGGATAGGCGATCTGGCAGTAAATCTTGCCAAGATTACCCGTAAGCTTGAGAAGCATAAAGCAATGTTTATGACTCCTGAAATACTGGATCTCATCAAGGAAATGGCGAAACTTGCAAAAACTGTTCTTTCCAGTGCGCTTAAAGCTTTTAAAAATCATGATGTAAAACTTGCTGCAAAGCTAGATGAAATCGATATGGAAGTCGATGAAATACAAAGAGTCATTTTCAAAAAACTCTTTGCGTCTGCAGTGGGAAATGATGAGATTAACAAGGAAGAGTTTGTGCTTTATCTTTCAAGCATCTCTCTTGCAACAAGATATCTTGAAAGGATAGGAGATCAGTCCGTAAATATCGGGGAGAGAATCCTTTTGTCTCTGACAGGTGATTATAAGGTACTGAACGATGACATCAATGAAGGATAAATTTATAATAAGTAATGGTTCTTAATTAATTATCAGAAGAGGGGGAAAATAATGAAAGAAAAAACACTTGCAAATCTCCAGGCAGCTTTTGCGGGAGAGTCACAGGCTAATAGAAAATATCTTGCTTTTGCAAAAAAAGCAGATGCTGAGGGCTACAATCAGGCAGCTAAACTTTTCAGAGCTGCTGCTGAAGCTGAGACGATACATGCCCATGCCCATCTTGCTGTCATGGGTGGCATAAAAGATACAAAAGCGAACCTTCAGGAAGCAATAAACGGAGAAACGCATGAGTTTCAAAGCATGTATCCCCAGATGATTAAGGATGCGGAAAGTGAAGGAGAAAATTCCGCAAAAAGAAGCTTCAGTTATGCAAATTTTGTTGAAGAAGTACATGCAAACTTATATAAATCATATCTTGAAAACATTGATAATCTAAAGGAAGAGGATATATGGGTATGCCCCGTATGCGGTATGACATTTATAGGCAAAGCAGATGAAAAATGCCCTGTCTGCGCCACATCAAGAGAAAAATATATTTTAATAAAATAAAGAATATTATAAATACAAGTTCATTAAGCATTAAGGCAAGACATTAAAAAATCAAAAAGTTCCTTTATCTTAAACAAGATATTTAGTTTAATCATCTGGCAGCAATAACTGCCAGATGATTTTTGTAGGGAGAAAATAATAAATAATAAAGGTAGTATGGATAATAGAAAATAATTAAAAACATGACTGAAAATTATGGAAAACTTTTTATATGCTCTACTCCTATCGGTAATCTTGGAGATACAAGTTTCAGGCTTGTTGAGACTTTAAAAAACTCGGATCTTATAATAGCTGAAGATACAAGAACAACTTTGAAGCTTCTTGCCAGGTATGATATAAGAAAACAGGAACTGCAAAGCTATCATGATAACTCTGCACTGCAGAAAACCGAGAGTATAATTGAGAAAATAAAAAATGGTAAAAATGTTGCAATAGTTTCTGAATCAGGAACACCCCTTATTTCTGATCCGGGATATAAGATTGTCAAAAAGTGCATAGATGAGCAAATAACGGTTGCAGTTATTCCCGGTCCGAGTGCTGCAGTGAGCGCGCTTGTGGCATCAGGCCTTCCGGTTGACAGATTTGTTTTCATAGGATTTCTGCCCAGGCAGAATCAGAAAATAAAGAAAGAGCTTGAAAAATTAAAAAATCTTCCGTTTACCCTGATATTTTATGAATCACCGAATAGATTGCAAAAACTGCTGGAAATAATCCTTGAAATTTTAGGCAACAGAAAGGCCTGTATTGCAAGGGAAATGACAAAAATTCATGAAGAATACTTAAGGGGACGTATAGTTTGGCTTCTTGGTGAAATCGGTAGGAAAGAAAATACCGGCCAGGCCCTTAAAGGAGAAATTGTTCTTGTCGTTGAAGGAAACACAGAGCAGAGATCCAGAAACTACAAGCCGGATGATATAAGGACCCTGCTTTGCGGCCTGCTAAAGAAAGGATTGGACAGAAAAGAAGTATTCAGAGAGATAATGGCTGAATATGATATAGATAAAAAAACCCTCTACAACATTTATATTAATATTAAATAGCTAAACCGGAATCAGTGATATTCCATTTAAATTAATTTTAAAATAAGTACTTATATGTGCTATATTTCTTTTTTAAAGTAAAATAATTATAAAATTTATATAAAAGCAAATAAAAGGAAATTCAGATGGAGTCTAAAAAGGAAAAGTTTTATATAACCACAGCAATACCATATATGAACAGCAAGCTTCATATCGGATTTTTTTATGAAGCTATACTTGCAGATGTGTGTGCAAGGTTTAACAGACTATTGGGCAAAGATGTATTTTTCCTTACCGGTTCCGATGAACATGGACAGAAAATAGAAAAAAGTGCTCAGGCAAATAATATGACGCCTAAACAGTATACGGACATCATGGTCGATGATATGAAAAGGCTGCTTGAGCTTTTTGAAATAAGCAATGATTCATACATAAGGACAAGTGATGAAAAACATAAGAAAGTTGTCCAGAATATCCTTTTAAAACTAAAGGAAAATGGTGATTTGTATAAAGGCCATTATGAAGGCTGGTACTGTGTCCCTGATGAAGCTTTTTTTACTGACAGTCAGATAACTGATGGGAAGTGTCCTGAATGCGG harbors:
- the phoU gene encoding phosphate signaling complex protein PhoU; translation: SVNLMGKLVQEAVKGAVISLTEDNAEIAQKVIDGDDRIDDLEMKIEQDCLFIHAKYQPFARDLRLINSMNIIAISLERIGDLAVNLAKITRKLEKHKAMFMTPEILDLIKEMAKLAKTVLSSALKAFKNHDVKLAAKLDEIDMEVDEIQRVIFKKLFASAVGNDEINKEEFVLYLSSISLATRYLERIGDQSVNIGERILLSLTGDYKVLNDDINEG
- a CDS encoding rubrerythrin family protein; translation: MKEKTLANLQAAFAGESQANRKYLAFAKKADAEGYNQAAKLFRAAAEAETIHAHAHLAVMGGIKDTKANLQEAINGETHEFQSMYPQMIKDAESEGENSAKRSFSYANFVEEVHANLYKSYLENIDNLKEEDIWVCPVCGMTFIGKADEKCPVCATSREKYILIK
- the rsmI gene encoding 16S rRNA (cytidine(1402)-2'-O)-methyltransferase; amino-acid sequence: MTENYGKLFICSTPIGNLGDTSFRLVETLKNSDLIIAEDTRTTLKLLARYDIRKQELQSYHDNSALQKTESIIEKIKNGKNVAIVSESGTPLISDPGYKIVKKCIDEQITVAVIPGPSAAVSALVASGLPVDRFVFIGFLPRQNQKIKKELEKLKNLPFTLIFYESPNRLQKLLEIILEILGNRKACIAREMTKIHEEYLRGRIVWLLGEIGRKENTGQALKGEIVLVVEGNTEQRSRNYKPDDIRTLLCGLLKKGLDRKEVFREIMAEYDIDKKTLYNIYINIK